The DNA segment atttgaattattACAAACTAGTggtttcaatcctttaaatcattgaatataaatgtaacaacatgttataCTCATTTGattcactataaatatcaaataaatgtaTTAAATGtcatacgaacttatgattttaatcccttaaatcttCACATATAGATAACAAGTTAAAccattggatttactataaggaAACAAAATTTCTTGGAATCCCATTCGtattaatatgaacttgttatttcaatatcttaaactattcaatatatatataactagttgaacacattgaattaactataagtgatcaaataaatgccttaaatcccatttgtattcatatgagcttttgatttcaatctctaacatcattcaatatatatgtaacaacaaattaaactctttcgattaactataagtgattaAACAAATGACTTAAGTCTCGTtcgtattcatacaaacttgtgattgaaTTCTTTAAgtgatttaatataaatataaaaacaagttaaactcattacatttactataatggatcaaatgaatgacaaaacccatttgtattcatgatttcaaatcctttaatcattaatatatatatataacaagaagttgatctcatttgaataagtataaaggtgtgcatacgaacttgtgatttcattctgttaatcattcaatatagatataacaagaagttaaacacattgaGTTAACTAATGATGGATCAAGTcgttcatattcatacgaacttgtgatttcaatccattcaattactcaatatagataaaacaatatgttaaacacattggattaaacataagggatataatgaatgacttaagtctcattcgtattcatatgaacatgtactTTTAATCTCATAAATCATTCAATCTAGTTATAACGACAAGTTAAACACGTGGTACTAATTATATCATATCAAATGAATGtgttaaatctcattcatattcatgtgaacatgtgatttaaatatattaaatcaatcaatataaatataacaatatgttcaactcattatgttaactataatggatgaaatgaattacttaaatctcattcatatttgtacGATCTTATGATCCCAATCTCTTAAATTAAAtttaacaacaagttcaactcatttgattaactataatagatcaagtgaatgacctaaatcttattcgtattcatatgaatttgtgatttcaatattctaaaccaatcaatatagacgtaacaacaagttgaactcattggcataAGTATAAGGGATCTAaggaatgacttaaatctcatttgtgtTCAAacaaacttcttatttcaatcccctaaatcattcaatataaacgtgacaacatgtttaactcattgaattaactacaagggatcaaatgaatgatgtaaatttcattcgtattcattcgaACTTGTGATCTTAATTTCTTAAATTAGTCAATGTAAATGCAACAAAACGTTgtgattttaattatttaaatcattcaagataaatgtaaccacaagttgaacTTATTGGACTAATTATAATGTTGAAAATGAATGGCGTAAATCTCATGCAAAttcatgtgaacttgtgattttgaccCCTCATATAATTCACTaaaaatgtaacaacatgttctaCTATTTGGATTAGCTATAATGGAGCAAATGAATGTTTAAATCCCATTAATATttatacaaacatgtgattcaaatctcttaaatcattcaatataaatgtaacaactattACAACTTCTAGGATTAATAATAatcgatcaaatgaatgacttaaatctcattcatattcatataaacttgtgatgaGTACTAATGTTATTTAAGTAATTCTTTTGATTCATTGTAGTGAGTCAAATGAGTCATCAttagtactcaccataccaaaaagaTGGAAAGGTTATGACTCattatggaaaggtcaggactttcTGGAAGGGTCAGGACTAATGAAAATTCTTTAGGAAAAGTCAGAACTAgtcgaacttgttgtttcattcatataaaatgattttaagtgattgaaatcataagttcttATGAAAACGAATGGTATTTAAGTctcccatttttttcattatagtTAATCCAAAGATTAGAACATGTTCTTGCATTTATATTGAATTAtataagtgattgcaatcacaggTTTGTATGAATGCGAATGGGATTTAcgctattaatttttttcattataattaaTCAAATTAGTTCAACTTCTgttgatttaaatgattgaaatcacaagtttgtttgaacacAAATGAGATTTAATCCATTTATCTGATGATCCCTCATAGTTATTCCAatgtgctcaacttgttgcaaCATCTgcaatgaatgatttaagtgtaTGCATTCATAAGTTTGCATgaatacaaataaaatttaagtcattcatttgatccattgtaATTACGCCAAGAGTTCAACTTGTTTGATTTgtgggattgaaatcataagttcataggaatacaaatgagatttatgtCATCCAATGAGTTTATCTTGAATGAGatttatgtcattcattttctcccttacagttaatcgaatgagtttaaATGTTGTTgtatctatattaaatgattaagGGGATTGAAATTGCAGGTTCGTATTAAAAcgagtgaaatttaagcaattcatttgatccattatagttaatctaattaGTTCAACTTGTTCTTATATCTATATTAAGTGATTtaatatattgaaatcacatgttcatatgaatatgaatgagatttaaaccattcatttacTCGCGTATTTGTTAAGctaatgagttcaacttgttgttacatttgtATTGATTGATGTAaggaattaaaatcacaaatttgtatgaacacgaatgagatttaaattattcctttgatcccttatatttaatcgaatgtgtttaacttgtttttacatctacaatgaatgatttaggcggctgaattcacaagttcatataaatgcaaTTGGGATTTAAGTAATTAATttgatctttatagttaattcaTCTTCTTATAATTATATTGAATGTTGTTATTTAAATTTAggctcttatttgatcttttgaagttaatccaatgtatttaacttgttgtaaaatatatatcaaatgatTAAGCGATTAAATAACAATTCAGATGAGTACTAATTAGATTGAAGTCAttcatttaattttgtatagttaatccaataagttcaacttgttgttacatttatattgaatgacaTTAGGGATTacaatcacaagtttgtatgaatgcgaatgagatttaagtcattcatttgatccattgtagTTAATTCATTGGATTCACcataatgaatcaaatgaatggcttaaatctcattcgtattcatagaacttgtgatttcaatcccttaattCATTCCATATCGATATAAAGAACAAGTTACATATTAGATCAAatataggagatcaaatgaatggctgaaatttcatttatattcatatgaaattgtaatttcaatcccttaaatcaatcaatagaaatgtaacgacaagtttgaCTCATTGGCTTAACAATAATGCATcgaatgaatttttttgacctcaATTGAATTCTTACAAACTAGAGACTTCAATCCCTTAAATTATTGAATGtagatgaaacaacaagttataCTCATTCAATtgactataagtatcaaatgaatgtattaaatcttatgatttcaatctcttaaatcttcaaatacggatataacaacaagttaaactcattggcaTGACTATAAGGGATTCAATGAATGACGTAAgtctcatttgtatccatacaaacttgttatctCAATCTCATAAACATTCAATATAAACGTAGCAACAttttcaactcattggatttactataagggatcaaatgaatgactcaAATCATATTCGTATTTACAcgagcttgtgatttcagtgtCTTacatcattgaatataaatgtataACAGGTTCAACTCAttatactcattcgattaactataagtatcaaatgaatgtattaaatctcattcatatttgtatgaacttgtgatttcaatctcttaaatcttcaaatacggatgtaacaacaagtgaaactCATTGGCATAACTATGAGGGATTCAATGAATGGTGTAAgtctcatttgtattcatacaaacttgttatctCAATCCCGTAAACATTCAATATAAACGTAgcaacatgttcaactcattggatttactataagagatcaaataaATGACTCAAATCATATTCGTATTTACatgagcttgtgatttcagtctcttatatcattgaatataaatgtataacgggttcaactcattggattaactataatAGAGTAAATGGATAACTTAAATTCTATTTGCACTCATACGAActtctgatttcaatcctttaaatcattcaatataaattataacaagttaaacacatatTGATTAACTATGATGGATTAAATGATTGGCCAAAATTATATTCGTTTTcaaacaaagttgtgatttcaatctcttaaatctgtaaatataaatgtaacaacaagttgaccGCATTGGATCAACtatgatggagaaaatgaatgacttatATCTCATTCGTAGttatataaacttgtgatttcaatctcttaaattattcgataaaaatataataacaagtttaattcattggattcactataatgaatcaaatgaatgacttaaatctcattcgtttTCATAGAACTTATGATTTGAATCCCTTAGTTCTTTCAATATCGATATAAAAATAAGTTACACACTGGATCAAATATAGGAGATCGAATGAATGGCTGAaacttcattcatattcataagaaattgtaatttcaatcccttaaatcaatcaatagaAACTTAACGACAAGTTTGACTCATTGGCTTAACAATAATGTATTAGATAAATGTTTTGGACCTCATTTGAATTCTTACAAACTAGTGACTTCAATCCCTTATGTTATTGAATGtagatgaaacaacaagttatactcatttgattaactataagtatcaaatgaatgtattaaatcccattcatgtttgtatgaacttgtgatttcaatcaattaaattttcaaatatggatgtagcaacaagttgaactcattggcataACTATAAGGTATTCAAAGAATGGCGtaactctcattcatgttcatacaaaTTTGTTATCTCAATCCCATAATCATTTAATAAAAATGGACAACATGTtgactcattggattaactgtaagggatcaaatgaatgacttaaatcagattggcattcatgcgtacttgtgatttcaatttattaaatcagtcaatataaatgcaacaaaacgttaaactcattcgattaactataaatGACCAAATGAAGAGCTTAAATCACAttcgtattcgtacaaactaatgatttcattcccttaaatcattaaatataaatgtaacaacatatttaactcgttggattaactataagtgatgaaattaatggcttaaatctcattcgtattcacttgaacatttgattttcattccttaaatcattcaatatagttgtAGGAACAActgaaactcatttgattaactataaatgatcaaatgaaaaactcaaatcccatttgtgtttatatgaacttgtgatttcaatccttaaaatcattcaatatttatataaaaattggtTAAACAAATAcgattaatatattataattgttcaaattaatggcttaaatcccattcgaatccatagaacttgtgatttctatcctttaattcattcaatatcgagTAAATGGATGACTTCATCTCTATTTGCactcatacgaacttgtgatttcaatcctttaaatcattcaatataaattataacAAGTTGAACACATATTGATTAACTATGATGGATTAAATGGTTGGATGAAATTATATTCGCTTTgaaacaaagttgtgatttcaatctcttaaataagtaaatataaatgcaacaacaagttgaactcattggatcaactatgatggagaaaatgaatgacttatctCATTCGTACTTacacgaacttgtgatttcaatctcttaaattatttgatataaatataataacaagtttaattcattagattcactataatgaatcaaatgaatgacttaaatctcattcgtatccATAGAACTTctaatttcaatcccttaatTAATTCAATATCGATATAAAAACGAGTTATACATTGGATCAAATATacgagatcaaatgaatggctgaaatttcattcatattcatatcaaattgtaatttcaatccctcaaatcaaTCAATAGAAATGTAACGATAAGTTTGACTCACTGGCTTAACAATAATGGATCGGATGAATGTTTTAGCCCTCATTTGAATTCTTACAAACTAGTGACTTCCATCCTCTAAATTATTGAATGTTGATGGATGGCGTAAGTCTCATTTGTGTTCATACATTGATTGACAATGATGGATTAAACGATTGGCTGAAATTATATTCGCTTTgaaacaaagttgtgatttcaatctcttaaatcagtaaatataaatgtaacaacaagttgaactcaatAGATCAACTAtgatggaaaaaatgaatgacttataTCTCATTCGTAGTTACACAAACTTGTGATGTCAATCTCTTAAATTATTCGATATAAATATAATGACAAGTTTAATTCGttggattcactataatgaatcaaatgaatgactcaaatctcattcgtaaccatagaacttgtgatttcaaccccttaattcattcaatatcgataTGAATACGATTTATACATTGGATAAAAaataggagatcaaatgaatgactgaaatttcattcatattcgtatgaaattataatttcaatcctttaaatcaatcaataaaaatgtaacgacaagtttgaCTCATTGGCTTAACAATAatggatcgaatgaatgttttagaCCTCATTTGAATTCTTACAAACTAGTGACTTCCATCACCTAAATTATTGAATGGAGATGAATGACGTAAGTCTCATTTGTGTTCATACATTGATTAACAATGATGACTTAAACGATTGGCTGAAATTATATTCGCTTTgaaacaaagttgtgatttcaatctcttaaattagtaaatataaatgtaaaaacaagttgaactcattggatcaactatgatggagaaaatgaatgacttatATCTCATTCGTAGttatataaacttgtgattttaatctcttaaaTTATtcgatataaatataataacaagtttaaTTCATTGGATCCactataatgaatcaaatgaatgacttaaatctcattcgtatccatagaacttgtgatttcgattcCTTAATTTATTGAATATCGATAAAAAAAACGAGTTATACATTGGATGAAATaaaggagatcaaatgaatggctgaaatttcattcatattcatatgaaattgtaatttcaatcctttaaatcaatcaatagaaatgtaacgacaagtttgaCTAATTGACTTAACAATAatggatcgaatgaatgttttagcTCTCATTTGAATTCTTACAAACTAGTGACTTCCATCCCCTAAATTATTGAATGTAGATGACACAACAAGTTATACTCATTTGATTAACCATAAGTATCAAATGAATGCATTAAATCTCATTCTTATttgtatgaacttgtgatttcaatctcttaaatatttaaatatggatgtaacaacaggTTAAACTCATTGGCATAATTATAAGGGATTCAATGAATGACGTAACTCTCATTTGTGTATATACAAACTTGTTATCTCAATCCCATAaacattcaatataaatgtagcaaattggatttactataagggatcaaatgattGACTTAAATCAGATTCGTATTCACACGTGCATGTGATTTCATTGACTCatatcattgaatataaatgtaataataagttcaactcattggattaactataaaagactAAATGAATGACTTCAACTCTATTTGTACTCATAcgaatttgtgatttcaatcctttaaatcatttaatataaattataacaaTTGAACATATATTGATTAACAATGATGGATTAAATGATTGACTGAAATTATATTCGCTTTgaaacaaagttgtgatttcaatctcttaaatcagtaaatataaatgtaacaacaggGTTAAAACCAAAATTACTAGGGGACGGGTTGCGATCTGTTGGACCGAAGACCGAGAGTGGGTTAGGtcgttacagtggtatcagagaaCAGTTCTACACTCAGACCTGGGTCTCACATGCGTGGACACATGTgtggggtggattgtaacaccctaaaagtttagtaatgtattgaagattatgagggATCTTGGgggacttataaagggggttgttAAGTGGTCAGTTGTCCTAGTTCCTAGCTTTTTTTTGTGTTGGAACCAAAACTCATACAACATTTTCATTAAGTTTAGTATATAAGGGTCAActagctctctctcttcctctcttttgcTCTCCAAAATTGATAGGTAATAGATATGGTGGGAATCATTTTGgtcattcatttttcaatgatagaaggttgaaagaaaaatcaatgagaaaaagaagatagggtattttagtcattgacCATTAGTTCATAATGTTTtctgtgtaattttttttcaaccatgCATCTTGAATTTTTCACTTCTTCTCACTCTAtataaaatcaatgagaaaaagaagatagggtattttagtcatcgACCATTAGTTCATAATGTTTtctgtgtaattttttttcaaccatgCATCTTGAATTTTTCACTTCTTctcactaatatatatatatatatatattggtgggTGCTAGACACTTATATAACGAATAAGAGACAATTGGTCTTTTCTGTATagtggttaagaaaaaaaagtgatgagacatttttgttatataatatcatttcatacttttttctCCCTATTTGTATTCTCAATTGTTGATCTGAAAAGGATCAAGGGCTGACATTGTTTATTATTAGTCTCACATGTAAATATCCAACACAAATGATACATTCAGTGGTTATAAACTGTGGCCAATCAACTATTATCGTGGAATACACCATTCACAAGTACGGCagagtcagatttttttttttattgggcaCTAAATACATAGTTAACAATTTTTTGTGACCCAGGCCTCGCCCCATATAACTAGACTCAAGTTCGCTCAAGTCCAACATATAAATTTAAGGTTTCAGATTGGACTTCATAGGACACCCCACATATGTCTGCCCCTGTTCACAACTACTTTTTAGCAttgtaaaatgtaaaaaaccCATTCGAGAATGGGccttggcatatatatatatatatatatatatatatatatatatatatatataacagacaCATacatgcaaaacttcaaaagcCGGAAGATTATATTTGCCACAATTGAAGGTGAGAAGCTATTGACTATAAAAGTTACAGGCAAAAGTTTAACATAGTTTAACTTGGATAATTGTTCATTAAGAACTAAACCACGTGCCATTGTTATGCAAATGATGATTTTGTGAgccatttatttttatacattATAGTGGTCGAATTTTCAAGTAATTAAAAGCCGCATACACATTATTTTTGGTAACATATGCTTATTTCCTACTAAGGAAATCATGTACATAGACATGTATTATCTGCATACGTTTAATTCAAAACTATCTTCAGGCTGGATCCAAAAGCCGATTTCTAGTCCAAATCCACAACCCTAAACCCACCTAAAATTAATTGGACCTAACAACCCACGGTTTTAATTTAGACTGGATCAAAACTAATCCACTTCACTTTGGTTCAACTCAAATTTATACCCATAAAACTGGGTCCCTGATCTTAAATCTCTGTCCCAACCcaaatcaaactcaaaattcaacttTAAATCCATGGACTAAAATCTGTTACCAAATCTATACTCATTTCCAAAACCTAACTACAAATCAAATCCACATTTGAGTAACCAAACACAAACTTTTCAACAACACCGTTAGCTCAGATATATCAGCGGATTGGTAGAGATGAAGAACCAGTTGACCCTGAAAGCCATGAAATATCTAATTCATCGATGGCGACTCTTCTCCAACCTGTGGAGATTGGCAGAGAGAGGAAGTAGAACACATTCAGATTCgacttcaaaagaatgaacagCTGATTCAGAATTTTTGACCGAAACGTTGGACCTCTTTTGTTTTGACGTCAAATTACATTCATAACGTAAAGATCCATGAATTAGGATCCATATTCCTGCAACTGGTCCCAAACAGATCTAGATCTATATAATTAAATAGAAATCCATGAATCCACCCCTTTTAAAGAGGCCTAAAATTCGTTGTAGATTGTGATACCCTCCATGAAAATTTCTCCATTTTCCCCCCCTTAATTAATTGTTTATTTCctactttaatttgttgttaGTGACCTTCAATCTTAATTTTGTTGTCTTCTATTTTAGCTATTTAGAATTTCAACTTGTTGAGTTCAATTTCGTTCCTTTAGTAGCTATCTTGTAGTTAGGGTTGTGTACaagctgagtcgagcttgagctcaatcAGTTTGACTCAACTTGGCATGAGCTTGAGTCAAGCTGTACAAGGTCTGCTCGAGCAGAGTCAATAGGCCAGATCCCAGATTGAGCTTGACTAGTTTAAGCTAGTTTACTAATTCCCCATTTAACCTGATctctttccttggttttaagtctacaaattacaaaaaaaaaaacctaaattagacaaactcatttgagtttaatcgagttgagtttatgtgactcaaactcgactcatctATAAGCTCAAGCCTTAATTGGGCAAGTTCGAATTAACTCATTTACAATCGAGTGGAGCTTAACCGAGTTGGTTTAAATCTCAAGTTGGGTCGACTTGTTGAACAGCTCTACTTATAGCGATTTTCACTACTTGATTTGGAAAGCTCAACCGGCCGAGCTCCAATACAGTTTTCAAGTTGAACTTGAGCCTTCTATATGCTGAATATATCGTGCCTATGTTTCAGCGGATCCTATCTGATCTAGATCTATAAGAGATTTCTGTGGTGATTATTAGAAACAACACCAGGATCGACGAGATGCAGCAGgaacaaaaatgagttttcaGCCATTGATTTCCTAGACGCGTGGTGATTTAGTTAAACAAATTGGCAACAATAATTTCTTTTACTTCCATTGTAGTGATCACATAACAACAAACATAGTGCTAACCGCTGGCTCGACAGTGTTGAGAGCATGTTGGCACGGGAGGATGCTTTACCTGATACAACTTGTGATGGATTTGATATGTTGGCCTTGTTGAAAATGATGCATGACGACTCAAGGAACTTCTGCAATTTCTAGCTACGAGTACAATAGTTGCTCTTTTTTCCTCTCATAGGCAACAATCTGCTCTAATATCTGTGTTTATACACGACCACTTGTGTCACAAGGGTCCCGCTGAAAAGTGCTTTAAGCAATTCACAATCGTTACGGAGTAGCTTTTCCGGATAAAGCAATTTCCAGGTCTGGTCTGTCATCCACTATTTTGGATGCAGGAGCTTCTTGGAATGCATCAGGGTAGTGTTTTAGGATCTTTGCCTTCATGGATCTGCagcatgaaattgaaattaaacaTTTCTGTCAGCAAGGAAATCAATGGCTAAAACCCAAATTCATTTACAAACTtagaaagacaaaaacaaaaaaatattgatacTTGAAATTTCCCTGCACAAGGTTTGTGAATTCCAAGCAGGTCAGCCACATTACTTACCTGAGTTTCTGAAAAATATGATCCAGATCTGACTTCATGGACTTCAGGAGCCGTGTGTTTCTTGAGAAGTCACTGGCGATTTCAGTGAAACATTGCTCAGAGTACTGATTGAAATGTGACAAGACTGCATTGCTATCTTGTAGCCTCCCAAGTCTGCATCCATAAGCTAACTTGAACTGATATTCATATGAAAGACCTAAAACTTTTTCTGAatttcataataaaataatgGAACAATTTACATGGACAAACATTCATTACTAGATGAGATTAAATGGTAGTTTCACACTAATTACCTGAAAAGTTTTAGGCTTAGAAAACGTAAACAGTAGGAAACTGGAAACCTAACAATTCCCTGTGCTGGTGCAAGCTTGTGGCAATAGCCCTGAAGAGAACAATTCCCCTAGTGTTTGGGATGTGCAGTATGTGTAAAGGACACTCCATCGAAGAAACCTTGTATGGGATAAGAGTATTGGTGTATCCCACTTTTTCTGTCTCACTCCAATAGGTGGGAAAAAAAGTGAATACAAGAAAATGAATTGACTAAAATATGAAATAAGTAAttctaaaatatgaaataaGTGTCATTGACACAGTCCGGTGCTTCACCATTGTATATGGGGACAGAGGATGTTTTTTGGACACTTCATCAAAGCCAAACAAACACCCCTTTAAGAATGCACAGGATGACCATGCCATGATTCACCTAACCCACTTGCCCTGACATCCAATGGAATAATTGGCTTTGCTAGACTCCATTAACCTGGACTTCAGGATTCCGTTCACAATGCCAATTCCCCATGCAACTCATATAAAATCAAGCAGGTCTTGGAATGATCTACCCAAAGAAATGATCAGCAGAAAACTTTGCCATAATTATTTGAGAACTTCCATTAATCGGACAAGTACATATATATTACAGCCCAACATATGGACGGCAAATTGTAATTCagtatattttataatttatatgttGCGAGCAGTAGTAGAACAGCTTAGCCTTCCAGGAGTAAACATTATTTACGTACTCCACCTCTTCCTGCttagtaaaaacaaaaacaaagctcATACTAAAGGCTGTAACTTAGCACATGGCCTCATGTTTACCGCCAGCTTGCATTCCtactagaaaaaaaatttagtttgggAGAGGAGGTGGCCTCTAGGTGAGTA comes from the Nymphaea colorata isolate Beijing-Zhang1983 chromosome 14, ASM883128v2, whole genome shotgun sequence genome and includes:
- the LOC116267379 gene encoding uncharacterized protein LOC116267379 gives rise to the protein MEKSERESIEEASKEICRQFKSLINTEDVETLKNLQILILGRLQDSNAVLSHFNQYSEQCFTEIASDFSRNTRLLKSMKSDLDHIFQKLRSMKAKILKHYPDAFQEAPASKIVDDRPDLEIALSGKATP